AGGCAAGCCAGGTCTTTCAGTTCGTCACGGGTCATCGGGCCGGTGGTGTCTTGCGAGCCGACCGAAGTCATGCGCGGTTCGCAGTACGTACCCGGACGCACGCCCTGGCCTTCCGGCAGGCCACATGCGCGGCCAACCATCTTCTGCGCCTGGGTGAAGCCCTTGGTCGATGCGGCCGGTGCTTGCGGCAGACGGAACAGCGCAGAGGCCGGCAGACCCAGTGCTTCACGTGCCTTGGCGGTCAGGCCACGGCCAATGATCAGGTTGATGCGGCCGCCAGCGCGCACTTCGTCAAACAGCACGTCAGACTTGACCTTGAATTCGGCCACGGCAGCGCCGTTTTTCAGGACCTTGCCTTCGTACGGACGCAGTTCGATCACGTCGCCCATATTCAGTTGCGAGACATCCACTTCAATCGGCAGCGCGCCGGAGTCTTCTTGCGTATTGAAGAAGATCGGGGCGATCTTGCCGCCGAGGCAGTAACCGCCAAAGCGCTTGTTCGGGACGAACGGGATATCTTCGCCCGTCCACCACAGCACGGAGTTGGTGGCGGATTTGCGGCTGGAGCCGGTGCCGACCACGTCGCCCACATAGGCCACCGGGTGACCCTTGGCGGCCAGGTCTTGCAAGAAAGCGATCGGGCCGCGCTTGCCGTCTTCTTCCGGCGTAATGCCATCACGGGTGTTCTTGAGCATGGCCAGCGCGTGCAGCGGGATATCCGGGCGCGACCAGGCATCCGGCGCCGGCGACAGATCATCGGTATTGGTTTCGCCAGTGACCTTGAATACGGTCAGCGTCACCGATTGCGGCACTTCCGGACGGCTGGTGAACCATTCGGCATCAGCCCAGCTCTGGATCACAGCCTTGGCGTTGGCATTGCCGGCATCGGCCAGCTCTTTCACGTCATGGAAGTAATCGAACATCAAGAGGGTCTTTTTCAGACCTTCTGCCGCCACGGTGCCGACTTCGGCATCGCCCAGCAGGTCGATCATCGGCTTGATGTTGAAACCGCCCAGCATGGTGCCCAGCAGTTCAACAGCCTTGGCGCGGCTGATCAGTGCACAGGAATCCTTGCCCTGGGCCACGGCAGCCAGGAAAGCGGCCTTCACCTTGGCGGCATCATCCACGCCCGGCGGTACGCGATGCGTAATCAGGTCAACCAGAAAGGCTTCTTCGCCAGCAGGCGGGTTCTGAAGCAATGCGACCAGGTCAGCAGTTTGCTGAGCAGTCAGGGGCAACGGCGGAATGCCGAGCGCGGCGCGTTCTGCGACGTGCTGACGATAGGCTTCAAGCATGGTGTTCTTCCTGATGGTAAGGGTGCCGCAAAAAACCGGACGGTACGGTTGCGCTCAGGAATTTCGCAGAGTCTGACAACCGTTCTGCGTGGCAGAATACGCGCAATAACCCTGCGGTTCAAACGAGTAATCGCTACACGGCTTGTGAGATATACTCACAACATGAGCCAAGCCCTCCCGCCCCTGAACGCACTGCGCGCTTTCGAGTCTGCAGCCCGCCTGGAAAGCTTTTCCGCCGCCGCAAACGAGCTGTTTGTGACGCACGGCGCTGTGAGCAAGCAGATCAAGCAACTGGAAGAATGGCTGAATGTTCAGCTATTTGAGCGCGCCGGTGGTCGCGTCAAGCTGACCGACGCAGGCTGGCGCTATCTGGTGCAGGTACAAGACGGGCTGGATTTGATCTCCAGCGCCACTGCGCAACTGTTGCAGCCAGACCGCCAGCGCCGGCTGACCATCAACTCCACCCCTACTTTTGCCCTGCACTGGCTACTACCGCGCCTGGCGGGCTTCAGGGCGGCGCATCCGGACATTGATCTGCGCATCATGACGTCTGACCGGGACATCAGCCGGATCGACACGCCATTTGATCTGGCGATCCGCCGCGGGCCGGGCGACTGGCCGGGCTTTGTCGCCAAGCCGTTTCTGGAAGAGCGCGAAGTCTTGCTGTGCAGCCCGATGCTGCTCAAACAGTTGCCCATCCAGCGCCCGGCAGACCTGGCGCGCCACACGCTGTTGTACGCCGACACGCGCCCGACCGCCTGGCAGCGCTGGCTGACCCTGGCCGGCGTACCAGATCTGAAGCCGGCGGCAACCTTGCAGTTCGATCACTTTCACTTCACCTTGCAAGCAGCCATGAACGGTTTGGGGGTAACGCTGGGTGCGCTGCCGATGATGCAGGCCGAGATCGACAGCGGAAAACTCGTCATCGCCCTGCCCGCACCCGTGGTGCCCGTGCGCGGTTTTTGCTGGATTGTGCCGCGGCTGATGATGAACGACCCAGGCATCAGCGCGTTCGGCCAGTGGCTGGAGGCAGTCGCGGCCTAGCCGGCCAGGTCTTCTGCCACCACCTGCATGATCTGTTCGCGCAGCCAACGCAAGGCCGGGTCGGCGTGATTGCGCGGATGCCAGCCCATCTCCATGGAGAACCCGGCGATTTCACACGGCGGCGCCAGCAAGGTAATGCGATCCTGCCAGGTGCGCGCCATGTGCAAGGGCACGGTCGAGATCAAGTCGCTATTGGCCAGCAGCGAGGGCACCAGCAAAAAACTGGGCACCGACAGCGCAACATGCCGTTTACGCCCCAGTGCCGCCAGCGTGTCATCCACAATGCCGGAAAACTTGCCGCCAGACGGGGACGACAACAGGTGCGATGCCGCGCAGAACGCATCCAGATCAAGCGGTTTGCCGGCCAGTGGATGATCTTTGCGCATCACACAGACAAAGCTTTCCTTGTATAACTCGCGATGCTTGAGTTGCTCCGGCATGGACGGCTGCGAAGCCAGCACCAGATCAAGTTCGTTGCTACTGGTCATTTCCAGCAACAGATTGGGCGTGGGCTGCAGCAAGGACAGCCGGCATGCCGGCGCGTACTGGCGCAGGCGGCGCAGCAAGCCTGGCACCACCACCGAATGCACCGCATCTGACGCACCAAGCCGCCAGGTGCGCGTGGCTGTTG
The Silvimonas iriomotensis genome window above contains:
- the acnB gene encoding bifunctional aconitate hydratase 2/2-methylisocitrate dehydratase; its protein translation is MLEAYRQHVAERAALGIPPLPLTAQQTADLVALLQNPPAGEEAFLVDLITHRVPPGVDDAAKVKAAFLAAVAQGKDSCALISRAKAVELLGTMLGGFNIKPMIDLLGDAEVGTVAAEGLKKTLLMFDYFHDVKELADAGNANAKAVIQSWADAEWFTSRPEVPQSVTLTVFKVTGETNTDDLSPAPDAWSRPDIPLHALAMLKNTRDGITPEEDGKRGPIAFLQDLAAKGHPVAYVGDVVGTGSSRKSATNSVLWWTGEDIPFVPNKRFGGYCLGGKIAPIFFNTQEDSGALPIEVDVSQLNMGDVIELRPYEGKVLKNGAAVAEFKVKSDVLFDEVRAGGRINLIIGRGLTAKAREALGLPASALFRLPQAPAASTKGFTQAQKMVGRACGLPEGQGVRPGTYCEPRMTSVGSQDTTGPMTRDELKDLACLGFSADLVMQSFCHTAAYPKPVDVKTHHELPEFIRNRGGVSLRPGDGVIHSWLNRMLLPDTVGTGGDSHTRFPIGISFPAGSGLVAFGAATGVMPLDMPESVLVRFKGELQPGVTLRDLVNAIPLYAIKAGLLTVAKAGKKNIFSGRILEIEGLPNLKVEQAFELTDASAERSAAGCSVRLDKAPIIEYLNSNIVLLKSMITNGYGDAKTLGRRIKAMEAWLANPNLIEPDADAEYAAVIEIDLADVKEPILACPNDPDDVKVLSEVAGTKIDEVFIGSCMTNIGHFRAAGKLLEGKRDIPVKLWIAPPTKMDAQQLTEEGYYGTFGTAGARTEMPGCSLCMGNQAQVREGATVVSTSTRNFPNRLGKNTNVFLSSAELAAIASRLGRLPTVAEYMADMGVINEKGVEVYRYLNFNQIESYQAEAEKASV
- the gcvA gene encoding transcriptional regulator GcvA, which gives rise to MSQALPPLNALRAFESAARLESFSAAANELFVTHGAVSKQIKQLEEWLNVQLFERAGGRVKLTDAGWRYLVQVQDGLDLISSATAQLLQPDRQRRLTINSTPTFALHWLLPRLAGFRAAHPDIDLRIMTSDRDISRIDTPFDLAIRRGPGDWPGFVAKPFLEEREVLLCSPMLLKQLPIQRPADLARHTLLYADTRPTAWQRWLTLAGVPDLKPAATLQFDHFHFTLQAAMNGLGVTLGALPMMQAEIDSGKLVIALPAPVVPVRGFCWIVPRLMMNDPGISAFGQWLEAVAA
- a CDS encoding LysR family transcriptional regulator: MQLARLDLNLLKSLDVLLAECNVTRAAGRLNLSQPALSSQLKQLRALFDDPLLVPGGPRGMLPTPRALALQEPLRDYLAQLIALVAEQKGFDPTTATRTWRLGASDAVHSVVVPGLLRRLRQYAPACRLSLLQPTPNLLLEMTSSNELDLVLASQPSMPEQLKHRELYKESFVCVMRKDHPLAGKPLDLDAFCAASHLLSSPSGGKFSGIVDDTLAALGRKRHVALSVPSFLLVPSLLANSDLISTVPLHMARTWQDRITLLAPPCEIAGFSMEMGWHPRNHADPALRWLREQIMQVVAEDLAG